In Lemur catta isolate mLemCat1 chromosome 1, mLemCat1.pri, whole genome shotgun sequence, one DNA window encodes the following:
- the SLC27A1 gene encoding long-chain fatty acid transport protein 1 isoform X2 — MRAPGAGAASAALLALLWLLGLPWTWSAAAALCVYVGSGGWRFLRIVCKTARRDLFGLSVLIRVRLELQRHQRAGHTIPCIFQAVAQLQPERPALVDAGSGACWTFAQLDAYSNAVANLFLQLGFAPGDRVAVFLESRPEFVGLWLGLAKAGVEAALLNVNLRREPLAFCLGTSGAKALVFGGEMAAAVAEVSGQLRRSLLKFCSGALRPEGVLADTHLLDPLLKEASTAPLAQPPSTGMDDRLFYIYTSGTTGLPKAAIVVHSRYYRIAAFGHHAYRMQATDVLYDCLPLYHSAGNIMGVGQCLLYGQTVVLRKKFSASRFWDDCVKYNCTVVQYIGEICRYLLKQPVREAERQHRVRLAMGNGLRPAIWEEFTQRFGVRQIGEFYGATECNCSIANMDGKVSSCGFNSRILPHVYPIRLVKVNEDTMELLRDARGLCIPCQAGEPGLLVGQINQQDPLRRFDGYVSESATNKKIAHSVFRKGDSAYLSGDVLVMDELGYMYFRDRSGDTFRWRGENVSTTEVESVLSRLLGQTDVAVYGVAVPGVEGKAGMAAIADPHSQLDPNVMYQELQKVLAPYARPIFLRLLPQVDTTGTFKIQKTRLQREAFDPRQTSDRLFFLDLKQGRYLTLDEGVYTRICSGAHAL, encoded by the exons CGGCCTCTCTGTACTGATCCGCGTGCGCCTGGAGCTGCAACGACATCAGCGTGCTGGCCACACCATCCCGTGCATCTTCCAGGCCGTGGCCCAGCTGCAGCCGGAGCGCCCAGCCCTGGTGGACGCCGGTAGCGGCGCGTGCTGGACCTTCGCGCAGCTGGATGCCTACTCCAACGCTGTGGCCAACCTCTTCCTCCAGCTAGGCTTTGCCCCGGGTGACAGGGTGGCTGTCTTCCTGGAGAGCCGTCCCGAGTTCGTGGGGCTGTGGCTAGGCCTGGCCAAGGCGGGCGTGGAGGCCGCACTGCTCAATGTTAACCTGCGGCGCGAACCTCTGGCCTTCTGCCTGGGCACCTCGGGCGCCAAGGCCCTGGTCTTTGGTGGAGAAATGGCAGCGG CGGTGGCAGAGGTGAGCGGTCAGCTGAGAAGGAGCCTTCTTAAGTTCTGCTCCGGAGCCTTGCGGCCTGAGGGCGTCTTGGCAGACACGCACCTCCTGGACCCGCTGCTGAAGGAGGCCTCCACCGCCCCCCTGGCACAGCCCCCCAGCACAGGCATGGATG ATCGGCTCTTCTACATCTACACGTCGGGGACCACGGGGCTGCCCAAGGCTGCCATCGTCGTGCACAGCAG GTACTACCGCATTGCTGCCTTCGGCCACCACGCCTACCGCATGCAGGCGACTGACGTGCTGTACGACTGCCTGCCCCTGTACCACTCGGCAG GGAATATCATGGGTGTGGGACAGTGCCTCCTCTACGGGCAGACTGTCGTCCTCCGCAAGAAATTCTCAGCCAGCCGCTTCTGGGACGACTGCGTCAAGTACAACTGCACG GTGGTCCAGTATATCGGGGAGATCTGCCGGTATCTGCTGAAGCAGCCAGTGCGCGAGGCAGAGCGGCAACACCGCGTGCGCCTGGCCATGGGCAACGGGCTGCGGCCAGCCATCTGGGAGGAGTTCACGCAGCGCTTCGGCGTACGCCAGATCGGCGAGTTCTACGGGGCCACAGAGTGCAACTGCAGCATCGCCAACATGGATGGCAAG GTCAGCTCCTGTGGCTTCAACAGCCGCATCCTGCCCCACGTATACCCCATCCGGCTGGTGAAGGTCAATGAGGACACGATGGAGCTGCTGCGGGATGCCCGGGGCCTCTGCATCCCATGCCAGGCTG gggaGCCCGGCCTCCTTGTGGGGCAGATCAATCAGCAGGACCCACTGCGCCGCTTCGACGGCTACGTGAGCGAGAGTGCCACCAACAAAAAGATCGCCCACAGTGTCTTCCGCAAGGGTGACAGCGCCTACCTCTCAG GTGATGTGCTGGTGATGGACGAACTTGGCTATATGTACTTCCGAGACCGTAGTGGGGACACGTTCCGCTGGCGTGGGGAGAATGTCTCTACCACTGAGGTGGAGAGTGTGCTGAGTCGCCTGCTGGGCCAGACGGATGTGGCCGTGTATGGGGTGGCTGTGCCAG GAGTGGAGGGTAAAGCAGGGATGGCAGCCATCGCAGACCCCCACAGCCAGCTGGACCCCAATGTGATGTACCAGGAGCTGCAAAAGGTGCTGGCACCCTATGCCCGGCCCATATTCTTGCGCCTCCTGCCTCAGGTGGACACTACAG gcacCTTCAAGATCCAGAAGACAAGGCTGCAGCGGGAGGCCTTCGACCCCCGGCAGACTTCGGACCGGCTTTTCTTCCTGGACCTGAAGCAGGGCCGCTACCTGACCCTGGACGAGGGCGTCTACACCCGCATCTGCTCGGGCGCCCATGCCCTCTga
- the SLC27A1 gene encoding long-chain fatty acid transport protein 1 isoform X1 translates to MRAPGAGAASAALLALLWLLGLPWTWSAAAALCVYVGSGGWRFLRIVCKTARRDLFGLSVLIRVRLELQRHQRAGHTIPCIFQAVAQLQPERPALVDAGSGACWTFAQLDAYSNAVANLFLQLGFAPGDRVAVFLESRPEFVGLWLGLAKAGVEAALLNVNLRREPLAFCLGTSGAKALVFGGEMAAAVAEVSGQLRRSLLKFCSGALRPEGVLADTHLLDPLLKEASTAPLAQPPSTGMDDRLFYIYTSGTTGLPKAAIVVHSRYYRIAAFGHHAYRMQATDVLYDCLPLYHSAGNIMGVGQCLLYGQTVVLRKKFSASRFWDDCVKYNCTVVQYIGEICRYLLKQPVREAERQHRVRLAMGNGLRPAIWEEFTQRFGVRQIGEFYGATECNCSIANMDGKVSSCGFNSRILPHVYPIRLVKVNEDTMELLRDARGLCIPCQAASSPGEPGLLVGQINQQDPLRRFDGYVSESATNKKIAHSVFRKGDSAYLSGDVLVMDELGYMYFRDRSGDTFRWRGENVSTTEVESVLSRLLGQTDVAVYGVAVPGVEGKAGMAAIADPHSQLDPNVMYQELQKVLAPYARPIFLRLLPQVDTTGTFKIQKTRLQREAFDPRQTSDRLFFLDLKQGRYLTLDEGVYTRICSGAHAL, encoded by the exons CGGCCTCTCTGTACTGATCCGCGTGCGCCTGGAGCTGCAACGACATCAGCGTGCTGGCCACACCATCCCGTGCATCTTCCAGGCCGTGGCCCAGCTGCAGCCGGAGCGCCCAGCCCTGGTGGACGCCGGTAGCGGCGCGTGCTGGACCTTCGCGCAGCTGGATGCCTACTCCAACGCTGTGGCCAACCTCTTCCTCCAGCTAGGCTTTGCCCCGGGTGACAGGGTGGCTGTCTTCCTGGAGAGCCGTCCCGAGTTCGTGGGGCTGTGGCTAGGCCTGGCCAAGGCGGGCGTGGAGGCCGCACTGCTCAATGTTAACCTGCGGCGCGAACCTCTGGCCTTCTGCCTGGGCACCTCGGGCGCCAAGGCCCTGGTCTTTGGTGGAGAAATGGCAGCGG CGGTGGCAGAGGTGAGCGGTCAGCTGAGAAGGAGCCTTCTTAAGTTCTGCTCCGGAGCCTTGCGGCCTGAGGGCGTCTTGGCAGACACGCACCTCCTGGACCCGCTGCTGAAGGAGGCCTCCACCGCCCCCCTGGCACAGCCCCCCAGCACAGGCATGGATG ATCGGCTCTTCTACATCTACACGTCGGGGACCACGGGGCTGCCCAAGGCTGCCATCGTCGTGCACAGCAG GTACTACCGCATTGCTGCCTTCGGCCACCACGCCTACCGCATGCAGGCGACTGACGTGCTGTACGACTGCCTGCCCCTGTACCACTCGGCAG GGAATATCATGGGTGTGGGACAGTGCCTCCTCTACGGGCAGACTGTCGTCCTCCGCAAGAAATTCTCAGCCAGCCGCTTCTGGGACGACTGCGTCAAGTACAACTGCACG GTGGTCCAGTATATCGGGGAGATCTGCCGGTATCTGCTGAAGCAGCCAGTGCGCGAGGCAGAGCGGCAACACCGCGTGCGCCTGGCCATGGGCAACGGGCTGCGGCCAGCCATCTGGGAGGAGTTCACGCAGCGCTTCGGCGTACGCCAGATCGGCGAGTTCTACGGGGCCACAGAGTGCAACTGCAGCATCGCCAACATGGATGGCAAG GTCAGCTCCTGTGGCTTCAACAGCCGCATCCTGCCCCACGTATACCCCATCCGGCTGGTGAAGGTCAATGAGGACACGATGGAGCTGCTGCGGGATGCCCGGGGCCTCTGCATCCCATGCCAGGCTG cctcctccccaggggaGCCCGGCCTCCTTGTGGGGCAGATCAATCAGCAGGACCCACTGCGCCGCTTCGACGGCTACGTGAGCGAGAGTGCCACCAACAAAAAGATCGCCCACAGTGTCTTCCGCAAGGGTGACAGCGCCTACCTCTCAG GTGATGTGCTGGTGATGGACGAACTTGGCTATATGTACTTCCGAGACCGTAGTGGGGACACGTTCCGCTGGCGTGGGGAGAATGTCTCTACCACTGAGGTGGAGAGTGTGCTGAGTCGCCTGCTGGGCCAGACGGATGTGGCCGTGTATGGGGTGGCTGTGCCAG GAGTGGAGGGTAAAGCAGGGATGGCAGCCATCGCAGACCCCCACAGCCAGCTGGACCCCAATGTGATGTACCAGGAGCTGCAAAAGGTGCTGGCACCCTATGCCCGGCCCATATTCTTGCGCCTCCTGCCTCAGGTGGACACTACAG gcacCTTCAAGATCCAGAAGACAAGGCTGCAGCGGGAGGCCTTCGACCCCCGGCAGACTTCGGACCGGCTTTTCTTCCTGGACCTGAAGCAGGGCCGCTACCTGACCCTGGACGAGGGCGTCTACACCCGCATCTGCTCGGGCGCCCATGCCCTCTga
- the SLC27A1 gene encoding long-chain fatty acid transport protein 1 isoform X3: protein MACASGAGQSDCFTPPWPGCFENSTCFQPVGGLSVLIRVRLELQRHQRAGHTIPCIFQAVAQLQPERPALVDAGSGACWTFAQLDAYSNAVANLFLQLGFAPGDRVAVFLESRPEFVGLWLGLAKAGVEAALLNVNLRREPLAFCLGTSGAKALVFGGEMAAAVAEVSGQLRRSLLKFCSGALRPEGVLADTHLLDPLLKEASTAPLAQPPSTGMDDRLFYIYTSGTTGLPKAAIVVHSRYYRIAAFGHHAYRMQATDVLYDCLPLYHSAGNIMGVGQCLLYGQTVVLRKKFSASRFWDDCVKYNCTVVQYIGEICRYLLKQPVREAERQHRVRLAMGNGLRPAIWEEFTQRFGVRQIGEFYGATECNCSIANMDGKVSSCGFNSRILPHVYPIRLVKVNEDTMELLRDARGLCIPCQAASSPGEPGLLVGQINQQDPLRRFDGYVSESATNKKIAHSVFRKGDSAYLSGDVLVMDELGYMYFRDRSGDTFRWRGENVSTTEVESVLSRLLGQTDVAVYGVAVPGVEGKAGMAAIADPHSQLDPNVMYQELQKVLAPYARPIFLRLLPQVDTTGTFKIQKTRLQREAFDPRQTSDRLFFLDLKQGRYLTLDEGVYTRICSGAHAL from the exons aTGGCCTGTGCCAGTGGGGCAGGACAGAGTGACTGTTTCACACCACCATGGCCAGGCTGCTTCGAGAATTCCACCTGCTTCCAGCCTGTTGG CGGCCTCTCTGTACTGATCCGCGTGCGCCTGGAGCTGCAACGACATCAGCGTGCTGGCCACACCATCCCGTGCATCTTCCAGGCCGTGGCCCAGCTGCAGCCGGAGCGCCCAGCCCTGGTGGACGCCGGTAGCGGCGCGTGCTGGACCTTCGCGCAGCTGGATGCCTACTCCAACGCTGTGGCCAACCTCTTCCTCCAGCTAGGCTTTGCCCCGGGTGACAGGGTGGCTGTCTTCCTGGAGAGCCGTCCCGAGTTCGTGGGGCTGTGGCTAGGCCTGGCCAAGGCGGGCGTGGAGGCCGCACTGCTCAATGTTAACCTGCGGCGCGAACCTCTGGCCTTCTGCCTGGGCACCTCGGGCGCCAAGGCCCTGGTCTTTGGTGGAGAAATGGCAGCGG CGGTGGCAGAGGTGAGCGGTCAGCTGAGAAGGAGCCTTCTTAAGTTCTGCTCCGGAGCCTTGCGGCCTGAGGGCGTCTTGGCAGACACGCACCTCCTGGACCCGCTGCTGAAGGAGGCCTCCACCGCCCCCCTGGCACAGCCCCCCAGCACAGGCATGGATG ATCGGCTCTTCTACATCTACACGTCGGGGACCACGGGGCTGCCCAAGGCTGCCATCGTCGTGCACAGCAG GTACTACCGCATTGCTGCCTTCGGCCACCACGCCTACCGCATGCAGGCGACTGACGTGCTGTACGACTGCCTGCCCCTGTACCACTCGGCAG GGAATATCATGGGTGTGGGACAGTGCCTCCTCTACGGGCAGACTGTCGTCCTCCGCAAGAAATTCTCAGCCAGCCGCTTCTGGGACGACTGCGTCAAGTACAACTGCACG GTGGTCCAGTATATCGGGGAGATCTGCCGGTATCTGCTGAAGCAGCCAGTGCGCGAGGCAGAGCGGCAACACCGCGTGCGCCTGGCCATGGGCAACGGGCTGCGGCCAGCCATCTGGGAGGAGTTCACGCAGCGCTTCGGCGTACGCCAGATCGGCGAGTTCTACGGGGCCACAGAGTGCAACTGCAGCATCGCCAACATGGATGGCAAG GTCAGCTCCTGTGGCTTCAACAGCCGCATCCTGCCCCACGTATACCCCATCCGGCTGGTGAAGGTCAATGAGGACACGATGGAGCTGCTGCGGGATGCCCGGGGCCTCTGCATCCCATGCCAGGCTG cctcctccccaggggaGCCCGGCCTCCTTGTGGGGCAGATCAATCAGCAGGACCCACTGCGCCGCTTCGACGGCTACGTGAGCGAGAGTGCCACCAACAAAAAGATCGCCCACAGTGTCTTCCGCAAGGGTGACAGCGCCTACCTCTCAG GTGATGTGCTGGTGATGGACGAACTTGGCTATATGTACTTCCGAGACCGTAGTGGGGACACGTTCCGCTGGCGTGGGGAGAATGTCTCTACCACTGAGGTGGAGAGTGTGCTGAGTCGCCTGCTGGGCCAGACGGATGTGGCCGTGTATGGGGTGGCTGTGCCAG GAGTGGAGGGTAAAGCAGGGATGGCAGCCATCGCAGACCCCCACAGCCAGCTGGACCCCAATGTGATGTACCAGGAGCTGCAAAAGGTGCTGGCACCCTATGCCCGGCCCATATTCTTGCGCCTCCTGCCTCAGGTGGACACTACAG gcacCTTCAAGATCCAGAAGACAAGGCTGCAGCGGGAGGCCTTCGACCCCCGGCAGACTTCGGACCGGCTTTTCTTCCTGGACCTGAAGCAGGGCCGCTACCTGACCCTGGACGAGGGCGTCTACACCCGCATCTGCTCGGGCGCCCATGCCCTCTga